The region TTATCCTTCCCAATTTCGGTGATAAGATTCCGAATTTCAATTATCTGGTTTGGATCTAAACCACTGGTAGGTTCATCAAGGATAAGCACGCTGGGATTATGAATCAACGCCTGAGCTAGTCCAACCCTTTGCCTGTAACCTTTGGACAGAGAACCAATTTTCTTGTTCTGCTCGTAACCTATCCCTGTAATATCAATCAACTCTTTGACTCTACCCTCCGATGTTCTTCCTAATTTGTAAATACTGGCCACCCAAAGCAAATACTCTTTCACGTACATATCAACGTAAAGAGGGTTGTTCTCCGGAAGGTATCCAATGTCGGCTCTAAAGTCGAAATCAGTATTTAGAGTATTACGACCATTAACATCAACAGTACCATTGGTTTGCTTAATGTAACCGGTAATAATTTTCATCAATGTGGATTTGCCTGCACCATTCGGGCCAAGCAAGCCAACCACCTCGCCAGTAGGTATGGAGAAACTTACAGAATCGAGCGCTTTTTGCTGATTATAAAGTTTTGTAACGCTATTAACTACAATCGACATCGATAAAAAATAAAAGACAAATTTGCTAAATGTTTCCTAGTAAATTGGTTAACAAAAGTAATCATTTAATGAATAGGAAATATGGTTTGAAATGATAAACGCTAACAAGAAATATTTATTGAATATTATACCGTTAATAAATGTGAACGTAAAAAGGGCACAATCATGGAGATCCTTGTAAATAGTAATAAAAAGGTGTATCAAAAGTGGTTTTTAAACACTAAGGATACACAAAGCCCACAAAGGACTTTGTGCTCTTTGTGAAGCACATTGAGTCCTTTGTGGTTTTATCTTTTGATAAATCCTCTAATCAAAATACAAACTTAAAACTCCACCTTATAGCTAAGCACAGGAAGCATCACCACTGATGATGATTTCTCAATCCTATTGGTTCTATAGTTATACATATAACCCTCTTCCATTGGCGATCCTAGCACATTCTTTACCTGCAGCGCCCAAACCCCAGAATATCTGCTTTTATTGACCCTGTAGGTTATGGAAATATCCATATTGTAGATTGTTGGATTTTGCTTTTCAAACGCGCGGGATTCATCGTAAACTATCATCCTATCTTGCATTGATTGTGCATAGTTTACAGGACTATAGCGCTCCCCTCCCATTATATTTGCCCTTATGTTTACACCCATCATTCTGTTTTTGCTTAGCATAAATTCCTTTCCAAATAGTATGTTCATCGCAAAACCCTTGTCGTACCGGGTATCGCGCCACACATTATCGTCGCCTTTGTACTTGGAATCAAATATTGATGCCGTAACCAAATAGTAGTAATTGTTATTCAAGAACCGCTCAAAGGTTATGTCAACTCCAATGTTTCTGCCAACACTGTTGTTCTCCAAGGCATTCATAAACGACCAGTCCTGCTTAAAGTTGATTAAAGAGTAGGAACTATCGGCAATTCCTGGAACATCATATAGGTATTGATAGTAAGGTTCTACCTTCAACCTTAAGTTGCTGTTGATTAACCAATCGTAAGCAAGTATAAAGTGATGTGCTTTTGATAATTCTAGGTTTTTGTTGGGGAAAAAATCTTCTCCACCGACTTCTTTTTTTATAAGGTAAATTTTTAATTCCTCCAACTGGCTATGTTTTCCATAGCCAAACGAAACCGATTGGTTTTGGAAAAAATCCCATTTTAGGCTGAATCGGGGATCAATGGAGTAGTTTCCATTCAATTCAAAATAGTTAAAGTTAACGCCTGCGTTGACAGTTAAATTTTGCGTTACACTGTACTTCGACTGTATATAGAACTCAGCATAATTGCTACTTCCTTTTTGATTTGCAAAATTCTGGAAGGTTTCGGGTTTATCGTTAATAGTGCTACTTAAATCGATATTATACAGTATTCTACTAAAGTTTACTCCTGTTCTAACGGTGTGCTTTGCGCTGAATTTATGGTTGAAGAAAGTGTTTACCCCTATCCTACCCGACTTATCGGTAAAGTCCCAATTTGGACGAAGTGCAAGCAAGTCATCGTATCGTTCTCCGTACATAGTGTTAACTGTTCCCGACGCCGTAATAGATGAGTTTAGATACGATTGCTTTCCCAACAAAATTTTGTGGGTAATACCTGCAGCACCCATGCTTAAATCCCAATCGTAGGATATTCTATCCCAATCGCTTTCCCATTTAATAGAATCCTTATCCTCGGGCTCGCTATTGTTATCAATTGCTCCAACGCCCCATATCGAAAATGTTCCCGCCTTGCTGGTAGGAAAATTTAACTTAAATGACAAATCCTGATATCGAGGTATTTGCTCGGAGGGTATAAGACCCATTTTGCTCATTATATCGAGGGTTGAGTATCGGTAATTGAAGAGGTAGCTCGATTTCCCCCCTTTCACAAAGGGTCCTTCCGAGGCAAAATCAATTCCCATAAGCCCTGCCTGAAACGTACTCTCGCGCTTTTCGCTATTACCGCTTCGCAGTTTCATGTCAAACACCCCTGCAAGCGCGTTACCATATTCAGCAGGAAAGGCACCTGTAAAGAAATCGGAGTTGGCCAAGAGTTGACTGCTGAAAACAGTTACCACACCGCCCCCAGCAACATTTCCGCCTGCAAAGTGATTTGGGTTAGGAATCTCAACCCCCTCCAATCGCCACGAAACGCCCTTTGGAGAGTTTCCTCGAATAATAATGGCATTATCCTGAATGTTTCCAACGGTAACACCCGCAAATGCCGATACCATTCGAGCAGGATCGTCCAAACCGCCAGCGTATCGGCGGGTTTCCTCAACAGTAAACGACTTTGCGCTGATTGTTGCCATTGGGTTCATTGGCTTATCCTTACGTGTATGGGCCTTTACCACCACCTCCTGAATATGGTTGATGCTCTGCTTAAGACCAACATTAAGCACAACCTCCTTGCTCGATGTAATAAGCACTTCGGGGATTACAACTTGCTCGTAACCCACAAAGGCAACTTGAATACTGTAACGGCCAAGTGGCGCATTTTCTATTCGGTAGTTACCACTAATATCGGTTGATGTTCCTAATGTTGGATTGGTACCAAGTACCACCACTGTTGCTCCTGGAAGCATGGTTTGCGTTTCAACATCTACAATATTACCCTTTATAACTTGGGTTAAATTTTGGGAGTTTGCAATTTTAAATGATACTAAACTAAACGCGTAAAGCGCCAGATAAATAAAGAGTTTTGCGATAAGTTTAATGGTTGTTTTCATGGTTTTTTATTTATAATTCAAACCTATGACAACCTTTTTCAACTATACCCCTATTACTAAAGTGATATTTTTAAAAAAAATTTGAATCACGATTAATGAATGATGATTTTTGAAGTGTAGGGCAGACCTTCCAAGGTCCGTAGGACTTGGAAGCGTTAATAAAAAAAGTTAGTGTAAATCTTCTGACTATCAACTACAAAAACCTTATCCCAATCTTTCCACCAACCCAAGTCTTTACATTAATTCCACTGCTGTTTGTGCTGTTTGTTATGGAGTAAGGTGCTAACGAAGAAAATGTATCGCTGTAGTACTTCGATTGTGTATCCGTTACATATATATTATAGGTAACTCCAAAAGTAATGGAAGTTTTAGTCGATATTTTTCGATCTATTCCGAGCGTAAGCTTGTAAAGCGAATTGGTCGATGCAAAATAATTTCCCCTCATCACCTGGTGTGCGGTAACATCAATATCGAATAGATATTTTTCCGATTTACCCAAACTGGTACCAATTCCATAGCCAAACATCCAAAGCGGATCGCTAGTTTTTTCGGGTCGGATTCCTGCATTAATTATTGTATGGAATTTTTTAACGCCACTACGAAAGGCTAAGTTTGTGTAAAATACCTCGTCGGCCGATAGTTCTATTTTGTGATACCCTTTTCTAACAAAGTTGAATAATCCGAAAGTAATACCATCGCAAGAATCGGCATAGTTTATCAGGGCTATTTGATATCCCTTAAAATATGATGCCCTGTTTAATATACTTGTAACCTGCAGACCATCTAAACTATCTGTATTATTAATAACCCCAGAGATTTGCGTACCCACTATCCTTGATGCATGGCTTAATACACCCGCAATTTGAACTCCCTCGGACTCGCCCGATAAGTTTATAACTCCTGCAACCTGAACACCTTTTAAAGCATTACTCATATTAAATGTTCCTGCAGCCTGTACTCCGTAAAATTTACCACCAACAATGTTTCCTGTTCCTCCAATTTGTACAAAACCAGCATCCTCCAAAACAAAGTTTATTGCACCTGCCGCTTGAATACCGCTCAACTTCCTTGTAGCATTAAATGTTCCTGCTCCCTGAAATCCATACGATAATCCTCCAACAACGTTAGCAACACCGGCAAGTTGACACACACCAGCATCCTCGCGCACAATATTGGCAATTCCACCAACCTCAAATTTCCTTACGCCCTGCACATAACCAACGGTCATGTTTAATGAGTAATCGTTAATTGTCCGGCCCGACAATAGTTTATTGGTGCTTACAAATGGAATAACCGAGAATTGAAACTTACTAAACAGCGTATCGGAAATGTTTTTGGTATTGATCAATAGTTTCCGGGCAATTAACCACTCCGGTATTCTTATTTTTCTCTTTCCACGATCGTCCTTTGGCTCCACTAAAAGTTGAGCTTCCAACTCTGCCGGTTTAGTGGATAATTCCACATTCATGTAACTCTGTTTCTCCTGCGTGGTAAGTAATGTATCGGCATAACCCTCTTTACTTACTGTTAACTCAGGATTGGGATTATCGGTAGGAACTTGGAGCTTAAAGTAGCCATACTCATCGGTTAGGGTCGATACCTTTTGCTCCTTGTTGTAAACAGTGGCATTGGTTAATTTATCGCCAGTTTGGGAATCGTACAGATATCCCTCAACCACAACCTCCTCCTGTGCTATAGCATCATTCTTTTGCAGAATTATGTACTTGCCGCGTACCTTATACTTTACCGTTCCTGTAAAAATTGTGTTGAGCGTGTGCCTAACCGATTTTGCATTTACATCAATACTAATTTTATTCGTTGTGCTTATAACGTTTGGGCTGTAGGAAAACACCACGGCTGTTTGTTGCGAAATTGCATTAAGTACAAAGGGAACAGATTCGTTCGATATGGATAGTGTTACCTCACGCTCAAGCGGCGGTACTGAACTATTCTGCGATTTTAGGTTGATAGTTAGGGTTGATATCAGGAATAGTAAAAGTATCTTCTTCATTCTGCTTACTCCTTTTTACAGGCATCTCCGTTAATTATATATCCATCTGTATCCTTTGTAACAGTTAATTCGAGCGTTTCGCTAATAATACTTAGAATCAACTCTATATCCTCGTTCTCGAACTTAACTGATATTGTGCAATCCTTTAGTTGCTCGTTACCAAAACGAATGTTGATACCATAAACCATATTTAACTGCTGAACCACATCGGCAAGGCGAACGTTTTGGAAAAGGAAAACCTTATTAACATACGATGTTGCGTTAACATCGGGTGATGAAATCTTTGTAAATGTTTTTGTATTCTTATTATAAATCCCCATTTCCCCTGCGGTAAGACTTATGCCCTTATTATCCTTAGTAAAGAATACAACCTCGCCCGATTTTACAATTACCTCAACTATAGTGTCGGTATCAACCGCCTTTATGTTGAACGATGTTCCAATATCCTCAATTAGTGTTCCCTCGGCCTCTACAATAAACGGTTTATCGTCGATATGCTTTACATCGAAGAAGGCTTCGCCTTCTAGTTTCAGCCTACGCTCCTTTTTGCCATAATTCTTGGCGTAGGTAATTTTACTGTTCTTGTTCAGCGCAACAGTTGAACTATCGGCCAAACTCTTGGTAATAACACTATCCTCGCTTGCTGCTGCAACCATTTCGGTGGGGTA is a window of Tenuifilaceae bacterium CYCD DNA encoding:
- the gldA gene encoding gliding motility-associated ABC transporter ATP-binding subunit GldA, with the protein product MSIVVNSVTKLYNQQKALDSVSFSIPTGEVVGLLGPNGAGKSTLMKIITGYIKQTNGTVDVNGRNTLNTDFDFRADIGYLPENNPLYVDMYVKEYLLWVASIYKLGRTSEGRVKELIDITGIGYEQNKKIGSLSKGYRQRVGLAQALIHNPSVLILDEPTSGLDPNQIIEIRNLITEIGKDKTVILSTHIMQEVEAICKRIIIINRGKLVADGSTNEVRALSSGSGNQILVEFVEEIFEDKLINIAGVQSITRVDNTSWILVSKDSTDIRANVFNFAKDSGYTLLTLNRKSPQLEDVFQNLTQPNSY
- a CDS encoding prevent-host-death protein translates to MKTTIKLIAKLFIYLALYAFSLVSFKIANSQNLTQVIKGNIVDVETQTMLPGATVVVLGTNPTLGTSTDISGNYRIENAPLGRYSIQVAFVGYEQVVIPEVLITSSKEVVLNVGLKQSINHIQEVVVKAHTRKDKPMNPMATISAKSFTVEETRRYAGGLDDPARMVSAFAGVTVGNIQDNAIIIRGNSPKGVSWRLEGVEIPNPNHFAGGNVAGGGVVTVFSSQLLANSDFFTGAFPAEYGNALAGVFDMKLRSGNSEKRESTFQAGLMGIDFASEGPFVKGGKSSYLFNYRYSTLDIMSKMGLIPSEQIPRYQDLSFKLNFPTSKAGTFSIWGVGAIDNNSEPEDKDSIKWESDWDRISYDWDLSMGAAGITHKILLGKQSYLNSSITASGTVNTMYGERYDDLLALRPNWDFTDKSGRIGVNTFFNHKFSAKHTVRTGVNFSRILYNIDLSSTINDKPETFQNFANQKGSSNYAEFYIQSKYSVTQNLTVNAGVNFNYFELNGNYSIDPRFSLKWDFFQNQSVSFGYGKHSQLEELKIYLIKKEVGGEDFFPNKNLELSKAHHFILAYDWLINSNLRLKVEPYYQYLYDVPGIADSSYSLINFKQDWSFMNALENNSVGRNIGVDITFERFLNNNYYYLVTASIFDSKYKGDDNVWRDTRYDKGFAMNILFGKEFMLSKNRMMGVNIRANIMGGERYSPVNYAQSMQDRMIVYDESRAFEKQNPTIYNMDISITYRVNKSRYSGVWALQVKNVLGSPMEEGYMYNYRTNRIEKSSSVVMLPVLSYKVEF
- a CDS encoding iron dicitrate transporter FecR: MVEENKHIDLIIARYIAGEATEQEITLLNQWLSESEVNRKYFGDIEFVNQKAVASHTVNKVDIDKAWGKVHQQMKKKTVQPEPVAKMVTFQIPIWLRVAAVLVIVSGISFGLYRYYTSALLYPTEMVAAASEDSVITKSLADSSTVALNKNSKITYAKNYGKKERRLKLEGEAFFDVKHIDDKPFIVEAEGTLIEDIGTSFNIKAVDTDTIVEVIVKSGEVVFFTKDNKGISLTAGEMGIYNKNTKTFTKISSPDVNATSYVNKVFLFQNVRLADVVQQLNMVYGINIRFGNEQLKDCTISVKFENEDIELILSIISETLELTVTKDTDGYIINGDACKKE